From the Priestia koreensis genome, one window contains:
- a CDS encoding peptidylprolyl isomerase: protein MKKSLVALTTAAGLLALTGCSSADGKSSGDGSKAVVETNAGNITKDDLYEAMKSRVGDQTIRDLVDEKVLSKKYKVTDKELKDQMDKLKEQYQDQYQAAVQQNGEAYIKNMLKIDLLRQKAATSGVKVSEADLKKAYEEKKPEIKASHILVKDEKTAKEVKAKLDKGEDFAKVAKEYSQDPGSAQQGGDLGFFGTGTMDPAFEKAAYSLKVGEVSQPVQSQFGYHIIKLTDKKKLESFKKMKPELENELKLQKVDQSKLQSAVNKVLKDADVKVKDKDLKDAVDTGDSNAK, encoded by the coding sequence ATGAAGAAAAGTTTAGTTGCCTTAACAACTGCAGCAGGACTTCTCGCTCTAACAGGATGTAGCAGCGCAGATGGCAAATCTTCAGGAGACGGCTCTAAAGCTGTTGTAGAAACGAATGCTGGGAATATTACAAAAGACGACTTATATGAAGCAATGAAAAGTCGTGTAGGTGACCAAACAATTCGTGACCTTGTGGATGAAAAAGTATTAAGTAAAAAATATAAAGTAACTGATAAAGAACTTAAAGACCAAATGGATAAATTGAAAGAACAATATCAAGATCAATACCAAGCAGCTGTACAACAAAACGGTGAAGCGTACATTAAAAACATGCTCAAAATTGATCTTCTTCGTCAAAAAGCTGCAACAAGCGGTGTAAAAGTTAGCGAAGCTGACTTGAAAAAGGCATACGAAGAGAAAAAGCCTGAAATTAAAGCTAGCCACATCCTTGTAAAAGATGAAAAAACAGCAAAAGAAGTAAAAGCGAAGCTTGATAAAGGTGAAGATTTTGCGAAGGTTGCAAAAGAATATTCTCAAGACCCTGGTTCTGCTCAACAAGGCGGTGACTTAGGATTCTTCGGTACTGGAACAATGGACCCGGCGTTTGAAAAAGCGGCTTACAGCTTAAAAGTTGGGGAAGTAAGTCAACCAGTACAATCTCAATTTGGTTATCACATCATCAAGTTAACAGACAAGAAGAAGTTAGAATCATTCAAAAAAATGAAGCCTGAGCTTGAAAACGAGCTAAAACTTCAAAAAGTGGATCAATCTAAACTTCAATCAGCTGTTAATAAAGTCTTAAAAGATGCTGACGTAAAAGTAAAAGATAAAGATCTTAAAGACGCTGTTGATACTGGCGACTCTAACGCAAAATAA
- a CDS encoding YjcZ family sporulation protein: MTAGYGNGMALIVVLFILLVIVGAMYC; this comes from the coding sequence ATGACAGCAGGTTATGGAAATGGGATGGCATTGATTGTAGTACTGTTCATTCTACTAGTTATCGTAGGGGCTATGTACTGCTAA
- a CDS encoding ABC transporter permease: protein MSKFWIVFFHTYLNKLKSKSFIITTVIMCVASLILTNINHIVELFNGDDKVKVGVIDESGELFTPYQAQLKKINPDIQLVKATDEKKAQKKVTDETWKGYMIVSLNDQGLPQGGYRSESMADMDVPTDLEQGLQQLKTTIASSKVGLTAEQSQLLYTPVSFDKKALDKGAKTEDELNQARVLVYILLFIIYISVITYGSMIATEVATEKSSRVMEILISSVSPVTQMFAKILGIALLSLTQFVLLFLVAGFSMFQNNREALDAIDIQGMSASILVYGIVFFLLGYLLFATMAAFLGSLVSRTEDVQQAIMPIMILIVAAFVIAVQGLGTPEATFIKVTSFIPFFTPMIMFLRVGLLTIPVWEVMIGMAILVVTIIALALFGARVYRGGVLMYDKHSFFKGIKKAVQLTKNQ, encoded by the coding sequence ATGAGTAAGTTTTGGATTGTGTTTTTTCATACATATTTGAACAAATTGAAATCAAAGTCGTTTATTATTACGACCGTTATTATGTGTGTAGCGTCTTTAATTCTTACAAACATTAATCACATTGTTGAGCTCTTTAATGGGGATGACAAGGTGAAAGTAGGTGTGATTGATGAAAGTGGAGAGTTGTTTACCCCTTATCAAGCACAGCTTAAGAAAATAAATCCAGATATTCAATTAGTCAAAGCAACTGATGAAAAGAAAGCACAGAAAAAGGTAACGGATGAAACGTGGAAAGGGTATATGATCGTTTCGTTAAATGACCAAGGGCTGCCACAAGGAGGCTATCGCTCGGAATCTATGGCTGATATGGATGTTCCGACGGATTTAGAACAAGGCCTACAGCAGCTGAAAACGACGATTGCTTCTAGCAAAGTAGGATTAACTGCTGAGCAAAGCCAGCTTCTTTATACACCGGTTTCGTTTGATAAAAAAGCACTGGACAAAGGGGCAAAAACGGAAGATGAGCTAAATCAGGCACGCGTACTTGTTTATATTTTATTGTTCATCATTTATATCTCCGTCATCACGTACGGAAGCATGATCGCAACAGAGGTTGCAACGGAAAAATCTTCACGTGTGATGGAAATCTTAATTTCAAGCGTGTCACCTGTTACGCAAATGTTCGCGAAAATTTTGGGAATTGCGCTCCTTAGTCTGACACAGTTTGTGCTTCTGTTTTTAGTAGCAGGTTTTTCAATGTTCCAAAATAATAGAGAAGCATTAGACGCAATTGATATTCAAGGAATGTCGGCCTCTATTCTTGTTTACGGCATCGTCTTTTTCTTATTAGGATACTTATTATTTGCAACGATGGCTGCCTTCTTAGGATCGCTTGTAAGCCGTACAGAGGACGTACAGCAAGCGATTATGCCCATTATGATTTTAATTGTGGCTGCCTTTGTGATTGCTGTACAGGGACTAGGAACTCCTGAAGCCACGTTTATTAAAGTGACGTCCTTTATCCCGTTCTTTACACCGATGATTATGTTCTTACGCGTGGGTCTTCTCACAATTCCTGTATGGGAAGTAATGATTGGAATGGCGATACTGGTTGTAACCATTATTGCACTTGCCCTGTTTGGTGCTCGTGTTTACCGCGGTGGCGTTTTAATGTATGATAAGCATTCGTTCTTTAAAGGAATTAAAAAAGCGGTTCAGCTTACTAAAAATCAATAA
- a CDS encoding YhzD family protein, with the protein MGAYTLTVFEKSGEKLIDETFEASTEAEAKQKGTERLSELKFEEHTHRCTSAAGKLVLFHR; encoded by the coding sequence ATGGGAGCGTATACATTAACCGTTTTTGAGAAGTCAGGAGAGAAATTAATAGATGAAACGTTTGAAGCTTCAACTGAAGCAGAAGCAAAGCAAAAAGGGACTGAACGCTTATCTGAGCTAAAGTTCGAAGAGCACACACACCGCTGTACATCTGCAGCTGGAAAACTTGTCTTATTTCATCGCTAA
- a CDS encoding enoyl-CoA hydratase gives MAVETKLVELTYEDRVATMILNRADALNALNLEMLKEVLSALQHVKEQGADFLVIKGSGKAFSAGGDIKMMLAPSHDESFGDVMGVINQLITTLYQLPTITIAAVNGAAAGLGLSLALACDYIIADERAKLAMNFIGIALIPDGGGHFLLEKRMGAHEAKKLIWEGEVLTAQQGLDKHIIDETASDLDAAVEQKVGAWKKKPVLAMKKTKDIYVSQSLSQLKASLEMEKEGQAQMNQTKDHREGIEAFVQKRPPVFTGQ, from the coding sequence ATGGCTGTTGAAACAAAATTAGTAGAGTTAACATATGAAGATCGCGTAGCGACGATGATTTTAAACCGTGCAGATGCTCTAAATGCATTAAATCTCGAAATGTTAAAGGAGGTGCTTTCTGCTCTTCAACACGTAAAAGAGCAGGGGGCAGATTTCCTTGTCATTAAAGGAAGCGGAAAAGCCTTCTCAGCGGGTGGCGATATAAAAATGATGCTGGCACCGTCACACGACGAATCGTTTGGAGATGTGATGGGTGTCATTAATCAGCTTATTACAACTCTTTATCAGCTTCCGACTATTACGATTGCAGCCGTAAACGGGGCAGCTGCTGGTCTTGGTCTGAGCTTAGCTCTTGCCTGTGACTACATTATTGCTGACGAACGAGCGAAGCTCGCAATGAATTTTATTGGAATTGCGTTAATTCCTGACGGTGGAGGTCACTTCCTTTTAGAAAAAAGAATGGGTGCTCACGAAGCGAAGAAGCTGATTTGGGAAGGCGAAGTATTAACCGCACAGCAAGGGTTAGATAAACATATTATTGACGAAACAGCATCTGATTTAGACGCTGCTGTTGAACAAAAGGTAGGCGCTTGGAAGAAGAAGCCTGTCCTTGCAATGAAAAAAACGAAAGACATTTATGTATCTCAATCCCTTAGTCAATTGAAGGCTTCCCTTGAAATGGAAAAAGAGGGACAAGCACAGATGAATCAAACAAAGGATCATCGTGAGGGAATTGAAGCCTTTGTACAAAAGCGTCCACCAGTTTTTACAGGTCAGTAA
- a CDS encoding long-chain fatty acid--CoA ligase, whose product MMNVQLTIPTMMERAEKFFPKKQVISRSSNGIKRFTYKEIGKRTRQLANVLERLGVKKGEAVGTLAWNHHRHLEAYFAIPGISALLHTINIRLDPQQIAYIINHAKDKVLLVDDCFLPLLDAIKDHIPTVEAIIVMTDEESVPSTTLTNVYEYEALLKTGSETYPFSTDINENDPAGLCYTSATTGNPKGVVYTHRSIYLHSMALGLADTCAVSEQDIAMPIVPMFHVNAWGFPFACTWFGTNVVMPGPFFTPKILAELIESEKVTIAAGVPTIWMGVLKEMEEREYDFSHVRSFISGGSAAPRGIIEKYEKKFGVPFVQAYGMTETSPLVMASVLKSNQQALPDEERYEYKAKQGMIIPGVDMKVIGAEGEVKWDGKEMGELLLRGPWIASEYLNDERTADAFHDGWLHTGDVVTVDEEGFVKIVDRTKDLIKSGGEWISSVDLENALMAHEGIFEASVIAVPHEKWQERPVACVVLKDAYKDQVTKEEVLAFLAPQFAKWWLPDDVLFMEEIPKTSVGKFLKRKLREQVLEQYQSNL is encoded by the coding sequence ATGATGAATGTACAGCTAACAATTCCAACCATGATGGAAAGAGCAGAAAAGTTTTTCCCAAAAAAGCAAGTCATTTCGAGATCTTCAAATGGGATCAAACGTTTTACGTACAAAGAAATTGGCAAACGAACAAGGCAATTAGCAAATGTGTTAGAGCGTTTAGGTGTCAAAAAAGGAGAGGCAGTAGGAACGCTTGCCTGGAATCATCACCGTCATTTAGAAGCGTATTTTGCTATTCCAGGTATTTCGGCATTGCTTCATACGATTAATATACGCCTAGATCCACAGCAAATCGCGTATATTATCAATCATGCAAAAGACAAAGTACTGTTAGTGGATGATTGCTTTTTACCGCTTCTTGATGCGATTAAAGACCATATCCCAACGGTAGAAGCCATTATTGTCATGACAGATGAAGAGTCGGTTCCGTCTACAACGTTAACAAATGTATACGAATATGAAGCTTTACTTAAAACGGGGAGCGAGACGTATCCGTTTAGCACAGACATTAACGAGAATGATCCAGCAGGACTTTGCTATACGTCAGCGACAACGGGTAACCCAAAAGGTGTTGTCTATACGCATAGAAGCATCTACTTGCATAGTATGGCGCTTGGTTTAGCAGATACTTGTGCGGTATCAGAGCAAGATATCGCGATGCCAATCGTACCGATGTTCCATGTGAACGCATGGGGATTCCCTTTCGCATGTACATGGTTTGGAACAAATGTTGTAATGCCGGGGCCATTTTTTACGCCTAAAATTTTAGCGGAGCTTATTGAAAGTGAAAAAGTCACGATTGCAGCGGGTGTTCCAACGATTTGGATGGGTGTTTTAAAAGAAATGGAAGAGAGAGAATATGATTTTAGTCACGTTCGATCGTTTATTAGTGGAGGATCGGCAGCACCTCGTGGAATTATTGAAAAGTATGAAAAGAAATTTGGCGTACCGTTTGTTCAAGCCTATGGGATGACTGAAACCAGTCCGCTCGTTATGGCATCCGTATTAAAGAGCAATCAGCAGGCGCTTCCAGACGAGGAGCGCTATGAGTATAAAGCCAAGCAAGGAATGATTATTCCTGGTGTTGATATGAAGGTTATAGGAGCAGAAGGAGAAGTCAAATGGGACGGGAAAGAAATGGGCGAGTTGTTGCTCAGAGGTCCTTGGATTGCCTCCGAATATTTAAATGATGAGCGTACGGCCGATGCCTTTCACGATGGTTGGCTTCACACAGGTGACGTCGTAACCGTTGATGAAGAAGGTTTTGTCAAAATTGTGGATCGCACGAAGGACTTAATCAAAAGCGGTGGGGAATGGATTTCCTCTGTTGATTTAGAGAACGCTCTTATGGCTCACGAAGGAATTTTTGAGGCGTCTGTTATAGCTGTACCTCATGAAAAGTGGCAGGAGCGTCCGGTAGCCTGCGTCGTTTTGAAGGATGCCTATAAGGATCAAGTAACAAAGGAAGAAGTGCTTGCCTTTTTAGCGCCGCAATTTGCGAAATGGTGGCTTCCAGATGATGTGTTATTCATGGAGGAAATTCCAAAAACCTCTGTCGGAAAGTTTTTAAAGCGAAAGCTTCGTGAACAAGTTCTTGAGCAGTATCAATCAAATTTGTAG
- a CDS encoding coproporphyrinogen III oxidase, producing MKVYIEGIQDERFQRPLQLITDLFYEESSVSLTEENEAELKAIVQVDVSTTVTAIITLTELATGTEYSASFEKELGTYETEKERFKQIKNTVLHVYLLVLQDLTGIEQKWGILTGIRPTKLLHTKLQNGETKEEAHHQLKEDYLLSDEKINLLQQIVDLQLKVVPDLYDLSKEVSIYIGIPFCPTKCAYCTFPAYAINGRQGSVNSFLGGLHYEMKEMGRWMKEKGIKITTIYYGGGTPTSITAEEMDMLYEEMYESFPDVKNVREITVEAGRPDTITPEKLSVLNKWNIDRISINPQSYIQETLKAIGRHHTVEETIDKFHLAREMAMNNINMDLIIGLPGEGVEEFQHTLNETKKLMPESLTVHTLSFKRASEMTRNRQKYKVADRNEISDMMQMATDFTEKEGYAPYYLYRQKNILGNLENVGYALPDQESIYNIMIMEEKQTIIGLGCGASSKFVHPTTGKITRFANPKDPKSYNDNFEHYTNEKINILNDLFSEEATIEN from the coding sequence ATGAAAGTTTATATAGAAGGAATACAAGATGAGCGCTTTCAGCGTCCGTTACAGCTCATTACGGATTTATTTTACGAAGAATCATCGGTTTCACTAACCGAAGAAAACGAAGCAGAGTTAAAAGCGATTGTGCAAGTGGATGTGTCTACAACCGTTACCGCTATTATTACGTTGACTGAATTGGCAACTGGAACTGAATACAGTGCTTCGTTTGAAAAAGAGCTCGGTACATACGAGACAGAAAAAGAGCGTTTTAAGCAGATTAAAAACACGGTTCTTCACGTCTATCTTCTAGTTCTTCAGGATCTAACGGGAATTGAACAAAAATGGGGGATTCTAACTGGTATCCGCCCCACAAAGCTTCTCCACACGAAGTTGCAAAACGGGGAAACAAAAGAAGAAGCGCATCATCAATTGAAGGAAGATTATTTGCTTTCTGATGAGAAAATTAATCTGTTGCAGCAAATTGTTGATCTTCAATTAAAAGTTGTACCAGACTTATATGATTTGTCAAAAGAAGTGAGTATTTACATCGGTATTCCATTTTGCCCGACAAAATGCGCTTATTGCACGTTCCCAGCCTATGCAATCAATGGTCGTCAAGGATCTGTTAATTCATTCCTAGGCGGTCTTCATTATGAAATGAAAGAAATGGGACGATGGATGAAGGAGAAGGGCATTAAGATTACTACGATTTATTATGGTGGGGGAACACCAACAAGCATTACGGCAGAAGAGATGGACATGCTGTATGAAGAAATGTACGAATCATTCCCTGATGTGAAAAACGTACGTGAGATCACAGTTGAAGCAGGGCGACCGGATACGATTACGCCTGAAAAGCTGAGCGTGCTGAATAAATGGAATATTGACCGTATAAGCATTAATCCACAGTCCTATATCCAAGAGACGCTAAAAGCAATCGGTCGTCATCATACGGTAGAAGAAACGATTGATAAATTCCATTTAGCAAGAGAAATGGCCATGAACAATATCAATATGGATTTAATTATCGGTCTTCCTGGTGAGGGCGTAGAGGAATTTCAGCACACTCTAAATGAAACGAAAAAGCTGATGCCAGAATCACTTACGGTTCATACGTTATCATTTAAGCGCGCTTCTGAAATGACGAGAAACAGACAGAAGTACAAAGTAGCCGATCGTAACGAGATTTCGGATATGATGCAAATGGCGACAGACTTTACGGAAAAAGAAGGCTATGCGCCTTACTATCTGTATCGTCAAAAAAATATTTTAGGCAACCTTGAAAACGTCGGCTATGCGCTTCCCGATCAGGAAAGCATCTACAACATTATGATTATGGAAGAGAAACAAACCATCATCGGTCTTGGCTGCGGGGCGTCAAGTAAATTTGTTCATCCAACGACAGGTAAAATTACACGCTTTGCTAACCCGAAAGATCCAAAGTCATACAATGATAACTTCGAGCATTATACAAATGAAAAAATTAACATCTTAAACGACTTATTTAGTGAAGAAGCAACGATTGAAAACTAG
- a CDS encoding YjcZ family sporulation protein — MGHAYGAGFALIVVLFILLVIVGSAYIY, encoded by the coding sequence ATGGGTCACGCTTATGGAGCTGGTTTCGCGTTAATCGTAGTACTATTCATTCTTTTAGTTATTGTTGGTAGTGCTTATATCTACTAA
- a CDS encoding ABC transporter ATP-binding protein, with translation MALQIEHVTKRFGDFTAVNNLSLTIPEKEIFGFLGANGAGKTTTFRMALGLIDISEGNIKWNGKNITYDSTNVIGYLPEERGLYPKLKVQDQLVYLGKLKGVKKKDIIDRMHVWLERFRIPEYATKRVEELSKGNQQKIQFIASVIHNPKLLILDEPFSGLDPVNVELLKSAVLDLKEQGTTIMFSSHRMEHVEELCENLCIMHKGQPVVQGRLKEIKRSFGKKNLIVHAEGDIEHITQLPGVVKSKKTAEGWELQISEESVSQSIFQELSKATFVRKFEIEEPSLNDIFIEKVGASYE, from the coding sequence ATGGCATTACAAATTGAACATGTCACGAAGCGCTTTGGGGATTTTACAGCCGTAAATAATTTATCGCTGACGATACCTGAAAAAGAAATTTTTGGATTTTTAGGAGCAAACGGGGCAGGGAAAACAACAACATTCCGTATGGCGCTAGGTCTTATCGACATTAGTGAAGGAAACATAAAGTGGAATGGGAAAAATATTACGTACGACAGTACAAATGTTATCGGGTATCTTCCGGAGGAAAGAGGATTATATCCAAAGCTGAAAGTCCAAGATCAGCTCGTTTATTTAGGAAAGTTAAAAGGTGTAAAAAAGAAAGATATTATAGACCGCATGCACGTCTGGCTAGAGCGTTTTCGAATTCCAGAGTACGCCACAAAGCGTGTAGAGGAGCTATCAAAAGGAAATCAGCAAAAAATTCAGTTCATCGCCTCTGTTATTCACAACCCCAAACTACTCATTTTAGATGAACCCTTCAGTGGATTAGATCCAGTTAATGTTGAGCTGTTAAAAAGTGCCGTCCTCGATCTTAAAGAGCAGGGAACGACCATTATGTTTTCGAGTCATCGCATGGAGCACGTTGAAGAGCTTTGCGAAAATCTGTGCATTATGCACAAAGGTCAGCCTGTTGTTCAGGGACGATTAAAGGAAATTAAGCGTTCATTCGGAAAGAAGAATTTAATTGTTCATGCAGAAGGAGATATTGAACATATCACTCAATTGCCTGGTGTTGTCAAAAGTAAAAAAACAGCAGAGGGATGGGAGCTTCAAATTAGTGAAGAGAGCGTCTCACAGTCTATTTTTCAAGAGTTGTCAAAGGCGACTTTCGTTCGGAAGTTTGAAATTGAAGAACCTTCCTTAAATGATATTTTCATTGAGAAAGTAGGTGCTTCGTATGAGTAA
- a CDS encoding sporulation YhaL family protein, producing MFTLPFWIYLVVAGIFFSGFMAIKTAQQDREVEDEFIEKEGEVYMERLEQERERRKDVNQTSSI from the coding sequence ATGTTTACACTACCTTTTTGGATCTATTTGGTCGTAGCGGGTATTTTCTTTAGTGGGTTTATGGCAATTAAAACAGCACAGCAAGATCGTGAAGTAGAAGACGAGTTTATTGAAAAAGAAGGCGAAGTATATATGGAGCGTTTGGAGCAAGAACGCGAACGACGCAAAGATGTCAATCAAACGTCCTCAATCTAA
- the yhaM gene encoding 3'-5' exoribonuclease YhaM: MTKGILSHEVGEQVNLYLLVKSSVKGVASNGKPFLTLILQDKTGDIEAKLWDASPDDEIHYAPQRIVKAAGEIMNYRGRNQLKIRNIRPANANDPVQVSDFLEVAPLKKEEMVDVITQAIFDMKNPSLQRITRHLLNKYQAQFLEYPAATKNHHEFVSGLAYHVVSMLKLATSISELYPSLNRDLLYSGIILHDLGKVMELSGPVATTYTVEGNLIGHISIMVNEIGKAAEELKIQGEEVMLLQHMVLSHHGKLEWGSPKQPLIKEAEMLHLIDNIDAKMNMLDRALDKAKPGEFTEKVFALDNRSFYKPTNL, from the coding sequence ATGACAAAGGGTATTTTAAGTCATGAAGTAGGAGAGCAAGTTAATTTATATTTGCTTGTTAAATCATCTGTTAAAGGCGTTGCGAGCAACGGCAAGCCATTTTTAACATTGATTTTGCAGGATAAAACAGGGGATATTGAAGCGAAGCTCTGGGATGCATCACCAGATGACGAAATTCATTATGCTCCGCAGCGAATTGTAAAAGCAGCTGGAGAAATCATGAATTACCGTGGACGTAACCAACTTAAGATTCGAAACATTCGTCCGGCTAACGCCAACGATCCTGTGCAAGTTTCCGACTTTTTAGAAGTAGCACCACTCAAAAAGGAAGAAATGGTGGATGTGATTACACAGGCCATTTTTGATATGAAAAACCCAAGCCTTCAGCGGATTACAAGACATCTTTTAAATAAATATCAGGCGCAGTTTTTAGAGTATCCAGCCGCGACGAAAAATCACCATGAATTTGTGTCAGGTCTTGCTTACCATGTTGTGTCGATGTTAAAGCTGGCAACGAGTATTTCCGAACTTTATCCGTCTCTGAATCGGGATCTGCTGTATTCAGGTATTATTTTACATGATCTCGGAAAAGTAATGGAGTTGTCGGGTCCTGTAGCCACTACGTATACGGTAGAAGGAAATCTAATTGGTCACATTTCCATTATGGTAAATGAAATCGGCAAAGCAGCGGAAGAGTTAAAAATTCAAGGTGAGGAAGTAATGCTCCTTCAGCATATGGTATTATCTCATCATGGAAAACTGGAGTGGGGCAGTCCGAAGCAGCCGCTTATTAAGGAAGCAGAAATGCTTCATTTAATCGATAACATTGATGCAAAGATGAATATGTTAGATCGTGCGCTTGATAAAGCAAAGCCTGGTGAATTTACGGAGAAGGTATTTGCACTCGATAATCGTTCTTTTTACAAGCCAACGAATTTATAA